Within the Paenibacillus sp. AN1007 genome, the region AGCCATGACGAAATGCCTGGATTGCTTGTTCGGGATGATCATAGTGCGGTGTAGCCACAATGACAGCATCAATCGTTCCCGAACTCATCATCTGCTCCGCATCCTGCCAATACGTTACGGTAGGCGGAAGATTACTCGTTACCCAGCTCCCCATCTCTTCTCTTACATCACACACGGCCACCAGTTCAGCACCCGGCACTTCTCCGGCTGCCAATGTCCTGGCATGCGCCGCGCCCATATTTCCTATACCGATAACCGCTACTCGAACGATACTCATGCCTGCTCCTCCTCATTTACACGACGCTCGATTTCATTAAATACATCTGCAAAATGCTGCAGCATTGTCGTGGATTCCAAAACGCCGCTAAAATCTTCGATGCCGTAATAACCGTCATATCCAACTGCTCTCAGATCACGTACCATCTGCACCCAATCCACCATGCCTTCCGTCAGCGGAGCCCAGTTACAAGTCCATGATGTACTCAAAGATTGTCCAGGATGAATAGTTGAAAATTCTCCCTTCCGCTCAAGTGCCTCTCCCGTTTTCTCCTTGAACCATCCGGCATTTTTCACATGCACATGGGCGAGATAGGGTCCAAGCAGCTCAAGTCCCATGCGATGGTTCTCATACCCTTCATGCACCATATTGCCCGGATCGTAGAGCACCCCAACGTGCTCGGGGTCTAGAGATTGTACGAGGCGGTACGCAAGTGAAGCCGTTGGTGCAATCGTTTGATGATGCGTTTCAATGATGGCCTTGATGTTATACTGTTTTGCCATATCCTGAATTTCGTTTAAATAACGAAGGGCCTTCTCATATAACTCTGGATAAGCCGTACTCCGGTCATAACCCGGAACTCCCACTCGCATCATGGAAGCGCCAAGTTGGGCTGCAGCCTGGAAGGCTTGCTCGGATGCAGCCATGTCCCCACAATTCAGATACGGCACAAGGGCAATAGACTGTCTGCCTTGAGCAGCCGCTGCTTCCCGAAAAACAGGAACTTGTTCCTGCCACCTGCCCGGATCAATGGAGCAGCGATTATTTCTCCAGTATGAAGGCTGTTCAGACAACGCATCCTCCGGTATGCCGCGAAATCTCCATTCGATTCCGGCAATACCCGCCGCAGCTGCAGCAGAGGCCAGTTCGGCAGCACTCAGATCCGGAACAGCGACCGTGAATATAGACAGTTTCATGTTCAATAACCCCCTATATGTAAACGCATTCAATTCATGTCGTAAACGCATTGTATCACTCTCCCGCTCACATCCATAGAGCATAACGCAAACAGATGAATGACAGATAACATTCCGTGCATATTCCCCATCCAGAGATAACGTTTCCAGGCAAAATGAGAAGCTCCACACAAAAAAGCATCTCCAAATCAGATATCCATTCTGATCAGAGATGCTTTTCATACCAGCGATATACAAGTAGTATTCAGGCGGTGTTCAAACTGCTTGTTCATAAAAATCATTCTAGTCCCGGTCAAAAAACACATGCTCTGCCTGCAGTTTCCCTTCCGACACAGTCATAATTCCAAAGGAATATCGTTTCTGAAACCGGCGGTCCGTGGGTGAACCTGGATTAAATACAAGCAGGTTATCTACCGTATGCATCACCGGAATATGCGAATGTCCGTAGACCACCGCATCCAGCTGCTCATCTGCAAATGTCTGAATGGCATTCTGCTCTGTGCCCTTGGTTCCGCGGTGACCATGCACAAGTCCCAGCCGCATCCCTTCCGCCTCAACGATACGTGAAAAACCCAGCTTCTCACCAATTTCGGATGGATCCGTGTTGCCTGCAACGCCCTCGACCGGAGCATACTGGCTGAGCAGCTCGTACACGCTCCAGTCCGACCAGTCACCCGCATGAAGAATGAGATCTGCACCTGATAATGCTTCAACCAGAGGTGCTGGCAAAGTGCGTGCTTTCTTTGGTAAATGCGTGTCGGAGATGACTATGATTTTCATGTGACAACCGCCTTCCCTTAATTTGGCTTTTGCTCCGCCTCTAACTGTGCTGCCTCCATCTGCTGCGAGCAGGAACGTTCCATATCTTCAAGTGTAATTGATGCAAAAAACTGCTCCACTTTGGACTCCGCAATCTGATATAGATTGGTCAGCAGTCCGTCCATCTGGATGCCAACCTCACAATTGGGATTGCAGTTGCCATGAATCGGAAACAAAGGGCCTTCATCTTTGGCTGCCTGATAGACCATATCCAGTGTGATTTCACTGGATGGTTTCGCCAGATAAAACCCTCTTGTGCCTGGTGAAGAATTGACCAGCCCCGCCTTTTTTAGTCCTCCCAGTATACGTCTGACTACGACAGGATTGGTATTTACGCTGCCTGCAATTTCAGCAGACGTGATTCGTTCAGGCGCGCTGAGAGACAATAACAACAAACAATGCACACTGACCGAAAAATGAGTACTCATGGTTAACCACCTTTATTTAATATAATCCCGAATGTACCATCGTTATTCTGTAAACAGATCCTTTTCAGGACGTGCTCTGGCTTTGAGCTGCCGTACGGTATATTCCAGCTGCTTCACGATGTCATCCAGTTGTTTGCGATCAATCTTGGTCGGATCATCGACAGGTTTGACCGAATTCTTCAGATCGCGAATGGTCAGCTGCTGTTCCTGCCATTTGTCCATTAAATCTGCAATATTGGCATAAAATCGCTCGTAATCCTTAATTACCAGATCAAGGTACGCGTCTACCTCGTCCGGGTCATAACCACGAAGTTTATAATTGAACTGTTTCTCATGAATTGATAGAGCATCCAGCTGTACACCCAGTTGTTTGAACAATTGTCTCTGTTTGTCCAATCTTCGTTTCATATGTTCATCCATCTTGACAACCCTCCATTATAGCCGAGCAGCGGTTCTTTTCATTCGAAGAGAACACACGGCAATTCTCTCTCTATTTTTTATAACACATAATTCATCAGATATAAAACGAAACAGCCCGTTCCCGTGCAAAATGATTGCTTCGCTTCCTTTTCGGGTAAGAGAACACTACAAACCCCTCAAGCGGGAAAGGAGCATGCCCCTATGAGTACATTAACCGAAGATCAACGCAAAGAATTAGAGCAGGCGCTGCTGGAACAGCGTGAGGATCTACAGCGTCATTTCGAATCCAGCATGGAAGACGGTGCACCAGCAGAGTCGTTAAAAGATTCCACAGGGGAGCTTTCCTCTTATGATAATCACCCGGCAGACGCAGGAACAGAGACATTTGAGAGAAGCCGTGATCTCGCAATCGACGATACATTAACCGATGAATTCAATCAGGTTAATGATGCCCTCGAACGCATGGAAGAGGGTACATATGGAACCTGCATCACATGCGGTAAAGAGATTCCTTTTGAACGACTGCAGGCTATTCCTTACACAGCCTACTGTATCGACGATACACCAAACCGGGACGTAAGCAGTGACCGCCCTGTCGAAGAAGAGGTCATGACGATGCCGCCAACTGGCGCAGGAGAAGTGAGACAGCGCAATGCTGGCAAGTTCGACGATGCCGAGGCCTGGGAAGCAGTCGAAGAATATGGTACGTCCAACTCGCCTGCCATGGCGGCCAAACGTGATGTACAAGATTACGACGAAAATATGTAGAGCAGCAGATGACTGACTGTGTAAGTTATTCGGCTGCTCCAGCTGCCAAGCAGTTCAGGCGCTCCGAACTGCCTGCTCATTCAACAGTCGGGTAAACTTGGGCATTCGGCCTGATGGACATAGTCCATTCGTGATCTAACAACAAAAGCCGCCATTGGCGGCTTTTTCTCATGTCACAGGATGCTGCCTTATTGTACTTTTATTACTGGAAAATGAAATGATATCTCTTACTGTACATTCGTCCGTCCAGCAGCTTCATACTCTATTTTATTTCACAGAACGTTTAGAGGTCTTGACTGTATCCGATGTCTTGGCTGTACTTGATATTTTCGGTGTTTTCGGTGTTTCGCGGATCTCGGAAGCAGATGGATTCTTCTGCTCGACCTTTTTGTTTTTTATTGTCCCGGCTGCAGCTCGCGATTCAGCCTGTACCTCTTTGGACAGTGCCGTGAACAGCTGAAACACCTGCTGATCGGACTTCTGTCCGTCTTTCGTTAGATAAGGTTTGCAGAGCTCCACAATACGCTGATACAGCTCTTCTACCTCCTCTGCTGTGGCGTACAGCCTCAAATCGGAGATAAAACGCTTTTCCTCATCATCCTGCTCTGCATGATTCATAAAGCGCTGACGGCTCTGCTCAAACATTTCATTCAGCAGTTTTAATGTCTCTGAACGAAACACCTGCTTCAGCGGTGAATTCCCATTCTCTTCATCCTTGTGACGCAGGTGAATTTCACCTGCGAAGGGTTCGTAATATTTGGCAATAATGCCGTTGATCTCACGTGTGGATACTATGCTTAGAAGGCCGATTTTCTCCAGCTTTTTCACATGGTAATGCACCTTCGCCGGCACCTCCCCCATGAGATCCGCAATTTCTTTAACGGTAGAGGGTCTGCCCTGACGGTGAAACATATTCATAATCTGTATCCGGTACGGATCAGAATAAATTTTAATCTCTTCAATCGTTGAAAGCACTTTATGCTGCTGCATACTGGGTTCCTCATTTCCGGGAGACCTGCCTGCCCTTCGTTCCTTATATTATACCGTTCAGACAGGACTGCGGTCAAAACTGCATACACTCACATCTCCTGACGAAAACTTCTGCTGGCAAGCAGTAAAACCGCTGACAATCCAAGCAGTACACCAAAAACAATAAACAGGATCGGCATCGATAACCAGTCTGCAAACATCCCCGATAGGAAGCTGCCAAGCGGCGAAACACTTAATACCAGCATACTCTGCAGCGCAGATACTCTCCCCAGCATATGCGAAGGGGTAACCTCCATCAGGTATGATACCAGCGGAGTAGTCGCAAGCGGTATGCCAATCCCAATAAGCAGACAGAACAAACCAGCGGCCGGGACTTGGAATGACGTCATATAAGCCGGAAGTGCGGTCATTGCATAGCTGCAGCCAAGCATGACAATGCCGGTGATGATCAGCACGCTTTTACGATAACGTGTCCCTTGTTGTGACATCCACAGACCCCCAAGCACGATTCCTCCCACTAAAAGCCCACTAAGCAGACTTAAACCCCAAGCTCCTGCTTGCAATGTTTCCATCACGTAAGGTGTACGCAGCACGTTAAATGGCATCAGGCAGAAGTTAACCCAGGCAAAGAGTACAGAAGAAACCAGTAACAAAGTATGTTTACGCAGAAAATGAAAAGCTTCCGCCATCTCGGAGATCAGACTCCTAGCGCCAGATGACACTGCTTGCGGTGACATCCATTCTGGATAGTCCACCCGGCTCATAAAGATTGCGCTCAGTGCAAACAACGCGGCGTCAATCCAGATGGTCCACGCGATACCCACGGTTGCAATTAAAGCACCTGCCGCAGCCAACCCCGCCAGTTCGGCCAATCGAGTCGCTGAAGAGGTCATTGCGTTACCGGAGAGCAGCATGGACTGAGGCAGCAGCCTGGGAACACTGGATACCTCTGCAGGTGATGTGAAGCATTCCTGCAGGGAGTTCAAGATCGTGAATACGAACAAATGCCAAACTTCCAGCTGATCAAGGGCGAATAAAAGGGCAGTGATCCCCACGATAACGCCGCGTCCGGTGTTGGTCATTACAATCACTTTTTTCGGGGATAACCGATCAACCAATGTACCGGCAAACAGGCCAAAAACAATATTCGGCAGAAAATTAACGGCCAGCAGTGTGCCCATTAAAACCTTCGAACCCGTCAGGATGTATACCATCCAGCTGTACGCAATTGAATCCATCGAATCCCCGAATCGGGATACCATCTTGCTTAACATAAACTGCATATAAGGCCTGATTCGAACTAACTCAACAAGCCCTTGTTTCCCTGCCACAGCACCTTCACTCATGATTTCTCGACTCCTTAACGTTAAAATATTTTTAATGTTAATATTATTTTAACGTGGATCTTGGAAAAATCAATACATACGTGAAAATATTTTTATCGTTGAGATCCTGTAATGGGTTCTATCATATTGAGGTAGTGCTCAATGATCGACTTTTCAGAAAAATGTCCTGTTCGGGCCTTGTCTCCCCTGTGCCTTCATGAAATAATCTGGATAGGCCCTCCAGAGGCTGCTTTGCTGACCTGAACATACCAAAAAAGACTCTCATCAACATCGATGGAGTCTTTATAAGTAATAATTGGATAACTTCGGTTCCATGCTGCACCACTGCCGTTTTAGCCGTTATTCAATCGGACTGCGGTCTACCAGCACGCGCTGCCGGGTGCGGGCAGATTCGAGACAAGCATCAATAACGCGCATGTTCAAGATGGTATTGTCGGGACTGAAGGGTAGGGTTTCTCCCTCAAGAGCAGCCGCTGCAAATGTTTCTACCTGAAGAACATACGAATTGGAAACAGATACCCGTTCTTCCCGGCTGACAGAATCCGTATGAATGATGATCTGCGGCGGTATGTCACTGTTCTCCCAACCGAACACTTTGGGCAGCTCAATTCGCCCTTCGGTTCCGAGAATCTCCATCTCGGCCCTTCCGGAAGCCCACATGCCGCAGTCGAAGGTAAGGGCTACCGAATTGGGAAACTCGATTAACCCCGATGCCATCATATCGACGCCATCATGTTCCTCCGAGAATAGGGCATGTACGGTAACGGCCTCCGGCTCCTGCCCCAGATACATCCTGGCAGCAGAGATCGGATATACACCGAGGTCAAAAATGGAACCACCGCCCATATCTTTTTTAAACCTCACATTTTCTCTGTCATCTGCGGTATTACACGTAAAGTTGCCATGGATCGCTCTGACCGTACCTATCTCGCCGCTCTCGATAATTTCCTGCACACGTCTGTGCTTCGGATGATATCGATACATAATCGCTTCGGCAAACAGTACACGATGACGCTCACAAACCTCGATCATCTCGGCGGATTCCTTGGCATTTAATGCAGCGGGCTTTTCACATAACACATGCTTTCCCGCTTCGGCTGCTTTAATCGTCCATTCCCTGTGCAGATGGTTTGGTAAAGGAATATAAACAGCCTGGATATCCGGGTCACCGATAAGTTCCTCGTAACTGCCATATGATCTGGCAATATTCATCTCCTCAGCCAGTGCTTCCGCCTTCTCCTTTGAGCGGCTGGCAATCGCCAGCACTTCACCACGTTCGGACTGCTGAATCGCAGGAATAATCGCATTTTTGGCAATCGTCGACGTTCCCAGTACACCCCACTGCAGAGGTCTGTTCATGCTCATCTTCCTTTCGTCCCGTAATTATCCGCTTCCGCCTTGTGTAAAATGCCAAGACAGCGATCCAGATCGGCTTTCACCTGCTTCTTGTATAATTCGGCTTTGGCCGCACCGTCATCCGTGAAGTGATAGAGAACAATCTCCTGAAAGTCCACCTTCGGATCATTGCCCTTTAATTTTTTCGTTCGATAAAAAATACCCTGCTGAACCAGCTCGTGTAAAGCCCGGTATACTTCGCTTTGCGGCGGCACGTAACCGTAATCTTTGAATTCCTGCTTCATCGCCTCCAGCATCTCGTAGCCATAGCCTCTGTGCTGCTCAACCATCGTTATAAGATAAACCTTGATAAATGCCCGCTGTGCAATCATAAAAGCCATGCTCGTTCCCCTCCAGTCAGAACCTGTCTACTTCTCATTATAAAACTTATGTTCGGGTTCTGCCATCTTGCTCCTGATCCCTCCTTTATAACATGCTCGCAGGAGGGCAAGCAGGATTAGCGATGGTTGGAAGCAGAATGAAGGAAGAAAATTAATATTTTAAACTATTGTGAATTTTTCATATGATGATATATTCACTCTTAAAGTGCAGCAGCATTAGTGACTCTACTAGTTGGATGCTGGCTTAATGACTTTACTGGCTTGAGTGTGCTTGGGCACTGCGCCTACAATCCATTTCCCCCATTTTAGACGAGAGATCAGCCAGGTCAGTACACACGACACCAGAAGTGCAGTGATCCAGGTGACAATCATACGCACGACCGGATTCCAGCCCCATGCCGCGTAAAACCATTCATCTGGAATGTAACTGTAACGGAGCACCAGCATATGCATCAGATAGCCTCCATACGACATCCCGCCAATCCAACCCAGCCAGTAAAGTGCCGAAGAATGCTGGAGCTTGCTGGCTAACTGATACATCACCATGATGGAAGCAACCAGGAAGAGGATCATATCGGGCCGAATCAGGCTGACCGTATAAAAACGGATCTGAATGCCTTCCGGTTTCTGAAATTCCAGCATTAATAGATAAATAAACCGCAGACCCAGTGTCATAAACACCAGCCAGTATATCCAGCGCAAACGAACAACCCATTCCTTCCAGCGCTGGACGGACAGTCCTGCTGCTGCACCAAGTACAAAATAAAAAAAGAAATAGATAAAATTGCGGTCTGCATAGGTTGTAAAGGCATCCGTCAGCACCGGGATTTGAAGCCGTTCCATCCAGGCAGCAATGCTTCTAAGCTGATTGGCCAGAATAAGGAATAACCCGCCTGAAAGCAGCAGTGCAATCATCTGTCCCTTCGCTTGGTAACGATGAAAGACGTAACGAACGACGCGCAGAAACAACGGGAAAAACAAGTAGAACTGAATCAGCATAATGATATACCAGAAATGCGAAGCCATTTTCCCCGTAATCAGCTTCAATCCCAGGTCAGGAATCTGCTGCCAGCCGAAACCCGTCCAGTTCTGCGGGGTAAGCATAAAATAGAGGAGTGACCACACCACATAGGGTACGATTACGTCCATCACTCTTTTACGCATAAACGATCCGTAATGAAATGATTCTCCTGTGTTGTAGAACAGGACCATCCCGGTTATAAATATAAACAGCGGTACGGCAAACTTGGCAAGCATCAGCAATATGGCCAGCACTACACCATCCTGAAGTCCAGCCTGCGGGACCAATGAATAATGAGCGATGGAATGCTGCAGCACTACGGCTGCAAACGCGATTCCCCTAAGGGTTTCAATTTCGATAATTCGTTCTTTGCGAGGCAAATGGACCAGCCTTCCTTTCTTTATTCATCTCTGCACTATGAAAACAAACCCTTTTACAAACTTCGATTGGAGGTGCACTATACTCATGTCCGACAAAGCATCCCGTATCCCCGAATCCAAATATGTCCAGCAGCATCTGGCGAACGAACGCACGTTTCTCGCATGGGTGCGTACAGGTATTGCCATGGCAGGAATCGGTTTTCTAGCTGCCGGATTCGGTTTTAATTCCTCCGCATATGATCGTATTGCTCACCTTGCTGCAATCATTACCGGAATAACCTCTCTGCTCGGCGGTATCTCTATCATTCTGTTTTCAGCCGCGGCTTATCACCGAAAACGCACACAGATTAATGAGCAGACCTTTCAGGCGACCACCGGACTTATTACGTTTATCAGTCTGATGCTGCTCGTCATTGGGCTTGCACTTGCCGTGCTGTTGTATGTATTGTTATTCCCTGCCTGACAGGGGAACAAACGAAGCCTTCAGGATCATCCGGCAATCCGCTATTAAAATGGTTAGACTTTATGTTATGGGCAAAAACCGGCCTCCTCTGCGGAGACCGGTTAAAGTCCATCCTATCGAATATGATGCATTACAAGCAATCAATTACATAACAAGTACTCCAACACCCTATCACTTAACACCTATCATTCAACCCTGAACCAAGACCTAACCAATCCTGTCTTACTTTCCTCCATGTGCTGATTTTGCGATCTGCATGTTTGAAAAGCACTTCGATATATCGGATCGGATCGTTCTGTTTTTGGTTCGAGGGTATATGGATCACATTTACAAGAAAGTATTGTTACCGAACCGGGCGGCTTTGGTCTGGGCTTCCATTCTGCGTTCTTCCATATCCAGATCCGGACGTGCAGCATTCACATCTTCACCGTGTACTGCTTCCCGACTGGAATAAGCCTGACTGTTCAGGTTAAACACATCATATACGGCGCTGTCCCGATCGGTCGAATCCACGAGCAGCAGAATTTTGCCGTTCTGCACATATTCCTCATACTGTCTGGCATCCTCTTCAGGAATACCCAGTCCAACAAGTCCGCCTACCAGTCCGCCGGCTCCTGCACCTACGGCCGCTCCTGTAAACGCTGCGGCAATAGGTCCTGCAGCCAGAATCGGACCGATTCCCGGAATTGCCAGCGCACCGATCCCCGCAAGTAATCCCGCTACCCCGCCAAGTACACCGCCAGTGGCGGCTCCTGCTGCTACACCTTCCGGTGCTTTCGTACCCGTCTCTTCACGAATGGCTTTCAGTTCATCCCGATCCTGAGTAACGACGGATATTTCATCTGATGAGAATCCTTCCGCTTTCAAACTCTCAATAGCCTGTGATGCCTCACGCTCTGTATTAAACACACCAACGATTTTTTTCTTCATAGTGAATACCTCCTCATGGTTTTGAGTGGTTCGCTATGTTATTACCCGTGAACGCTTCTTTCAAACGGTCGGGGGGCGATAATCAGCCGATAATCATATGCAGTAATGCTAATTTGGGTCAAAAGAACGAGCAGCCCGAGGCTGGAAACGGAATAAACAAAATGGACAAGACAGAGCATTCTGATACGGGAAGATGAGCTGTTCCTATTCTTCCAAATGGAGAATACGAAAGCACCTCCCTTATCATGAAGCAGAACACCCGAAGTGTATAGGACGCGACTGCTTGTTCAGCTATTCCGCGGTTTTGCCCGATTGGTTGCTGCAGCTTCAAGGGGGTTATCCGGCCAGTAATGCTTCGGATAACGTCCTTTCAGATCTTTTTTCACCTCGAAATATGTCTCTCGCCAGAAATTGGCCAAATCCCGCGTGACCTGAACAGGCCGGTGCGCCGGCGATAATAGATGCAGCGTGACCGGAACGCGCCCACCGCCAATGCGCGGAGTCTCCTGCTGTCCAAACATTTCCTGTAAACGAACAGCCAGGACGGGGGTCTCTGGATGACTGTAATCCACCGGAATGCGGGAACCACTTGGAACCTGAATATGAGTGGGTGCCTCCTCGTCCAGCTGCTGGCGCTGCGTCCAGCTGATTCCGCCCAAGAGCACATCCTGCATCGACAGCTTTTTCAAGTCTGCTGCCGAACGCATGCCCGTCAGATAGGGTTCAAGCCGTTCAGCCAGTTCATCTGTGAGATGATCCTCAATCAGATCAGGCCATTCAGGCAGGTGCAGATGCAGAAAACGCATGCGGTCCGCAAGCTGCCGGGAAGATTTGGTCCAAGGCAGGCTATCCAGCCCTTCCATTCGTATTCCTGATAGAAGGGCTTCCCGCACCTGATCTTCCGGCGGCTGCGCAATCGTACTTTCCTTAAGCACCAGCGCTCCGATTCGCTGCCGCTTGTGTGCCCGCACACTTTTGGTCGTGCGGTCCCAGGCGACCTGCACCTCTTCGTGCAGCAGATGCTGCGCGGCACGCAGCAGCGTTTCCTCCCGCAGCGGCGCAGCCAGCAGGATTCGCGCGTCAGCGCCCTGGTCGTCTGCCTCGGCTGCGACCAGATAAGCGGAACGGCTCAGCGACTCTGCCGCCGCGAGCCGAACACCCCGGCCGCTGCTCAGCAGATAGCGGCCATCCTCCCGGCGCTGCCCGATCCGATCCGGATAAGCAAAGGCCAGCAGCATGCCGCAGCTGTCCTCATCCGGCTGCACCGGATCGGGCGCCGGGCTGCCGAGCGCCGAGCGCAGCTGGCGGCTCTCCTGCAGCATGCGCCGCACGGCAGCGCCGTCTGCGCCTGCCGCTGGCGGCCTGGCGCTGCTGCCTGCAGCCAGCAGCGCATCTACGCGCGGGCGGAGATCCGTGCCCGCGCCGCCAGCACCTGCACTGCTGCCGCGGAGGCCTGCAGGCTCCTGCAGCAGTGCCGCCAGCGTGCTGGCGAAGCTGGCCAGCCCAAGCTCCGCCGCGCGGAGCAGCATGCTGGCCAGCCGCGGATGAACGCCAAGCGTGTTCATCCGCCGCCCAAAGGGCGTAATGCGGCCTGCGTCATCCAGGCCGCCCAGCTGGCGCAGCAGCGCCTGTGCCTGAGCGTAAGCCGCATCAGGCGGGATGTCCAGCCAGCGCAGCTCGGCAGGGGACTGGACACCCCAGGCGGCAAGCTCCAGCGCCAGCGGCGCGAGGTCCGCGGAGATGATCTCCGGACGCGCTGTTTCAGGCAGCGCCCCGTGAGCTTCCTCGCTCCACAGCCGGTAACACACACCCGGGGCCAGCCGCCCTGCACGTCCTCGCCGCTGATCAGCGGACGCCTTAGATACCGGCAGCGTAACCAGCCGGCTCATGCCCGTCCTTGGCGAGAAAGACGACGCCCGGCTCAGCCCGGCATCCACTACAACTTTCACACCCGGAAGGGTCAGACTCGACTCCGCAATGGAAGTGGACAGCACGACCTTGCGCCAGCCATCGGCAGCTGGACGAATCGCTTCATCCTGCTTCTCTGCGGGCATGCTTCCGTACAGCGTATGTATATTCACCTTTTCAGGAAGTATGGACTGTATCAGCTCTCGTTCAGTGCGGTGAATCTCTCGCGCCCCGGGAAGAAACACCAGAATATCTCCCTGTTCCTCATCCAAAGCACGAATGATCGTACGGGCAGTCCAGCTCTCCAGTTCGGCCGCGGCAGGTTTAGGTACATATCGGGTCTCCACCGGAAATGTGCGCCCGGCACAGTTCACGACGCGTGTATTTTCACCGAGCAGCGCAGAGACCGGAGCCGCGTCCAGCGTAGCTGACATGACAAGAAGCTTCAAATCCGGACGCAGCATCTCCCTGGATTCCAATGCCAGTGCCAGCCCCAGATCACCATGCAGATGACGTTCATGGAATTCATCAAAGATAATCATGGCTGTATCTTCAAGTCCCTGGTCCTGCTGCAGCATCCGGGTCAGCACACCCTCGGTGACCACTTCAATGCGTGTAGCCGGACTTACCCGGGTATCCATCCGGACCCGGTATCCGATCGTCTCTCCTGCTTTTTCTCCCAATGATGCAGCCATTCTCGATGCTGCGGAACGGGCTGCAAGT harbors:
- a CDS encoding MFS transporter gives rise to the protein MSEGAVAGKQGLVELVRIRPYMQFMLSKMVSRFGDSMDSIAYSWMVYILTGSKVLMGTLLAVNFLPNIVFGLFAGTLVDRLSPKKVIVMTNTGRGVIVGITALLFALDQLEVWHLFVFTILNSLQECFTSPAEVSSVPRLLPQSMLLSGNAMTSSATRLAELAGLAAAGALIATVGIAWTIWIDAALFALSAIFMSRVDYPEWMSPQAVSSGARSLISEMAEAFHFLRKHTLLLVSSVLFAWVNFCLMPFNVLRTPYVMETLQAGAWGLSLLSGLLVGGIVLGGLWMSQQGTRYRKSVLIITGIVMLGCSYAMTALPAYMTSFQVPAAGLFCLLIGIGIPLATTPLVSYLMEVTPSHMLGRVSALQSMLVLSVSPLGSFLSGMFADWLSMPILFIVFGVLLGLSAVLLLASRSFRQEM
- a CDS encoding sugar phosphate isomerase/epimerase family protein — protein: MKLSIFTVAVPDLSAAELASAAAAAGIAGIEWRFRGIPEDALSEQPSYWRNNRCSIDPGRWQEQVPVFREAAAAQGRQSIALVPYLNCGDMAASEQAFQAAAQLGASMMRVGVPGYDRSTAYPELYEKALRYLNEIQDMAKQYNIKAIIETHHQTIAPTASLAYRLVQSLDPEHVGVLYDPGNMVHEGYENHRMGLELLGPYLAHVHVKNAGWFKEKTGEALERKGEFSTIHPGQSLSTSWTCNWAPLTEGMVDWVQMVRDLRAVGYDGYYGIEDFSGVLESTTMLQHFADVFNEIERRVNEEEQA
- a CDS encoding TraR/DksA C4-type zinc finger protein; amino-acid sequence: MSTLTEDQRKELEQALLEQREDLQRHFESSMEDGAPAESLKDSTGELSSYDNHPADAGTETFERSRDLAIDDTLTDEFNQVNDALERMEEGTYGTCITCGKEIPFERLQAIPYTAYCIDDTPNRDVSSDRPVEEEVMTMPPTGAGEVRQRNAGKFDDAEAWEAVEEYGTSNSPAMAAKRDVQDYDENM
- a CDS encoding helix-turn-helix domain-containing protein — translated: MQQHKVLSTIEEIKIYSDPYRIQIMNMFHRQGRPSTVKEIADLMGEVPAKVHYHVKKLEKIGLLSIVSTREINGIIAKYYEPFAGEIHLRHKDEENGNSPLKQVFRSETLKLLNEMFEQSRQRFMNHAEQDDEEKRFISDLRLYATAEEVEELYQRIVELCKPYLTKDGQKSDQQVFQLFTALSKEVQAESRAAAGTIKNKKVEQKNPSASEIRETPKTPKISSTAKTSDTVKTSKRSVK
- a CDS encoding helix-turn-helix transcriptional regulator — encoded protein: MAFMIAQRAFIKVYLITMVEQHRGYGYEMLEAMKQEFKDYGYVPPQSEVYRALHELVQQGIFYRTKKLKGNDPKVDFQEIVLYHFTDDGAAKAELYKKQVKADLDRCLGILHKAEADNYGTKGR
- a CDS encoding Gfo/Idh/MocA family oxidoreductase, which gives rise to MNRPLQWGVLGTSTIAKNAIIPAIQQSERGEVLAIASRSKEKAEALAEEMNIARSYGSYEELIGDPDIQAVYIPLPNHLHREWTIKAAEAGKHVLCEKPAALNAKESAEMIEVCERHRVLFAEAIMYRYHPKHRRVQEIIESGEIGTVRAIHGNFTCNTADDRENVRFKKDMGGGSIFDLGVYPISAARMYLGQEPEAVTVHALFSEEHDGVDMMASGLIEFPNSVALTFDCGMWASGRAEMEILGTEGRIELPKVFGWENSDIPPQIIIHTDSVSREERVSVSNSYVLQVETFAAAALEGETLPFSPDNTILNMRVIDACLESARTRQRVLVDRSPIE
- a CDS encoding Rrf2 family transcriptional regulator, whose amino-acid sequence is MSTHFSVSVHCLLLLSLSAPERITSAEIAGSVNTNPVVVRRILGGLKKAGLVNSSPGTRGFYLAKPSSEITLDMVYQAAKDEGPLFPIHGNCNPNCEVGIQMDGLLTNLYQIAESKVEQFFASITLEDMERSCSQQMEAAQLEAEQKPN
- a CDS encoding metallophosphoesterase; translated protein: MKIIVISDTHLPKKARTLPAPLVEALSGADLILHAGDWSDWSVYELLSQYAPVEGVAGNTDPSEIGEKLGFSRIVEAEGMRLGLVHGHRGTKGTEQNAIQTFADEQLDAVVYGHSHIPVMHTVDNLLVFNPGSPTDRRFQKRYSFGIMTVSEGKLQAEHVFFDRD
- a CDS encoding DivIVA domain-containing protein encodes the protein MDEHMKRRLDKQRQLFKQLGVQLDALSIHEKQFNYKLRGYDPDEVDAYLDLVIKDYERFYANIADLMDKWQEQQLTIRDLKNSVKPVDDPTKIDRKQLDDIVKQLEYTVRQLKARARPEKDLFTE